The stretch of DNA TCCCTCTGTCTTTACGTGGTATAGAAATATTGTCGATAACCTGCATCATTTTATTCCACACAACCTCATCAATCTGTTTTTTTAATCCTGGAGATCTTAGCGATTCTAAAGCCGCCTTCCATTCCTGTTTTCCGTCTTTTTCTTTTGACAATCCACTGCGAAGGGCTGGCAAACCTGCTAATACATCTTGAACAGAAATTTGTTTTTCGGCCGGAATCAGAATATTGGGCTCTAAAGTAATGTCTTCTCTTATGCCTAATAAAATAACACGGTGTCTTGTCTGAGGGATTCCATATTTTTCTGCTCTGATAATGAAATCTGAAGGACGGAATTCTTCCGTAAAAAAATTCTTTTTATTAGGTCTTTTTACCAGTGAAAATATCTTATATCCATATTTGCTTTTTGGTATCTTATTTTCCCCATGCAGTTTTCTATATGATTCAACAGGATTTCTCAGATCGTTCAACAGCTCCTTGAAAATGGATTCATTTTCTACTTTTGAAGACAGCAGACCTTTCACATTTTCCATTATAAAAACCGCAGGTTGATGCTTTGCAAGAATTCTGTAATATTCCCTAAATAGATAAACTCTTTCATCTTCTTTATTCAATCCTTCCTTTTCCTGTCTTCTTGCCCTGCCTACCAATGAATATGCCTGACAGGGAGGGCCTCCGATTAAAAGAAAATTTCTTTCACCTTTACGCGACTCTCTGATTCGCTTATCAATTTGTTCATGGTCTTTCTGATCTCCCAATGAAAATCTCCATGCTTCATATTTTGCAGCATTGGCTTGTTCCGGGTAAAGTTTATACAGATCTTCAACTTCTTTTATTTCTCCCCGGA from Chitinophagaceae bacterium encodes:
- a CDS encoding DNA cytosine methyltransferase gives rise to the protein MSSKQIPIIDLFAGPGGLGEGFTSVVNDKNERFFKIVLSIERDEFAHKTLTLRSFLRQFPVNQFPPEYYQFVRGEIKEVEDLYKLYPEQANAAKYEAWRFSLGDQKDHEQIDKRIRESRKGERNFLLIGGPPCQAYSLVGRARRQEKEGLNKEDERVYLFREYYRILAKHQPAVFIMENVKGLLSSKVENESIFKELLNDLRNPVESYRKLHGENKIPKSKYGYKIFSLVKRPNKKNFFTEEFRPSDFIIRAEKYGIPQTRHRVILLGIREDITLEPNILIPAEKQISVQDVLAGLPALRSGLSKEKDGKQEWKAALESLRSPGLKKQIDEVVWNKMMQVIDNISIPRKDRGNLYVDFDASVNYRPEWYLDKMLKGVANHEARGHMRNDLWRYLFVSCFGKIKGRSPKLEDFPSLLLPNHKNVKTGDFVKRFMVQLPGEPCKTITSHISKDGHAYIYADPLQCRSFTVREAARIQTFPDNYFFCGPRTEQYKQVGNAVPPLLAKQIASIISKIFR